A window of the Aquarana catesbeiana isolate 2022-GZ linkage group LG05, ASM4218655v1, whole genome shotgun sequence genome harbors these coding sequences:
- the MC5R gene encoding melanocortin receptor 5 isoform X2, translating into MNISVQHRILELNISNIDGNNTMPTSKTKLSSCDQVVIAAEVFLTLGILSLLENILVIFAIIKNKNLHSPMYFFVCSLAVADMLVSVSNAWETIAINLINNKHLVMEDAFVRHIDNVFDSMICISVVASMCSLLAIAIDRYITIFYALRYHNIMTVKRAGAIIACIWTFCTGCGIIFILYYESTYVIICLISMFFTMLFLMVSLYIHMFLLARTHVKRIAALPGYNSVHQRTSMKGAITLTILIGIFIVCWAPFFLHLILMISCPQNLYCVCFMSHFNMYLILIMCNSVIDPLIYAFRSQEMRKTFKEIICCCNMRITCELPRKY; encoded by the coding sequence ATGAACATATCCGTACAGCACCGTATCCTGGAACTTAATATAAGCAACATAGATGGCAATAATACAATGCCAACAAGCAAGACTAAGCTGTCTTCATGTGATCAAGTGGTAATAGCTGCGGAAGTGTTTTTAACACTTGGTATTCTAAGCCTCCTTGAAAACATTCTTGTGATTTTTGCCATTATCAAGAACAAGAATTTGCATTCCCCTATGTATTTCTTTGTATGTAGCTTAGCAGTAGCTGATATGTTGGTTAGTGTGTCTAATGCATGGGAAACAATCGCAATAAACCTCATAAATAATAAACATCTTGTTATGGAAGATGCATTTGTACGTCATATAGATAATGTTTTTGATTCCATGATCTGCATATCAGTGGTGGCTTCTATGTGCAGTTTACTTGCTATAGCGATAGACCGCTATATCACCATTTTCTATGCTCTTCGGTACCACAACATCATGACTGTAAAAAGAGCTGGAGCCATTATTGCTTGTATATGGACATTCTGCACTGGGTGTGGGATTATATTTATTCTTTACTACGAATCAACGTATGTAATAATATGTCTCATTAGTATGTTTTTCACCATGCTTTTCCTCATGGTATCTTTATACATCCATATGTTCTTGCTGGCGCGTACGCATGTCAAGAGGATAGCTGCTCTGCCAGGCTATAACTCAGTCCACCAGAGAACAAGTATGAAAGGAGCCATCACTCTAACCATATTGATAGGAATTTTTATTGTTTGCTGGGCTCCGTTCTTTCTCCATCTTATTCTGATGATTTCATGTCCACAGAACCTGTATTGTGTCTGTTTTATGTCCCATTTTAATATGTATCTCATTCTTATCATGTGCAACTCTGTCATTGATCCGTTGATATATGCCTTTCGCAGTCAGGAAATGCGAAAGACCTTCAAGGAAATCATTTGTTGCTGCAATATGAGAATTACTTGTGAATTACCTAGAAAATATTAA
- the MC5R gene encoding melanocortin receptor 5 isoform X1: MWKVTHSGLQLILHYVYLIFPDNGTKVQNWRITALGKNNHILVIMNISVQHRILELNISNIDGNNTMPTSKTKLSSCDQVVIAAEVFLTLGILSLLENILVIFAIIKNKNLHSPMYFFVCSLAVADMLVSVSNAWETIAINLINNKHLVMEDAFVRHIDNVFDSMICISVVASMCSLLAIAIDRYITIFYALRYHNIMTVKRAGAIIACIWTFCTGCGIIFILYYESTYVIICLISMFFTMLFLMVSLYIHMFLLARTHVKRIAALPGYNSVHQRTSMKGAITLTILIGIFIVCWAPFFLHLILMISCPQNLYCVCFMSHFNMYLILIMCNSVIDPLIYAFRSQEMRKTFKEIICCCNMRITCELPRKY; the protein is encoded by the exons atgtggaaagtgacacattcagggctccaactgattctgcattatg taTATCTTATCTTTCCGGACAATGGGACCAAAGTACAAAATTGGAGAATAACGGCCTTGGGAAAGAACAATCACATTCTTGTAATTATGAACATATCCGTACAGCACCGTATCCTGGAACTTAATATAAGCAACATAGATGGCAATAATACAATGCCAACAAGCAAGACTAAGCTGTCTTCATGTGATCAAGTGGTAATAGCTGCGGAAGTGTTTTTAACACTTGGTATTCTAAGCCTCCTTGAAAACATTCTTGTGATTTTTGCCATTATCAAGAACAAGAATTTGCATTCCCCTATGTATTTCTTTGTATGTAGCTTAGCAGTAGCTGATATGTTGGTTAGTGTGTCTAATGCATGGGAAACAATCGCAATAAACCTCATAAATAATAAACATCTTGTTATGGAAGATGCATTTGTACGTCATATAGATAATGTTTTTGATTCCATGATCTGCATATCAGTGGTGGCTTCTATGTGCAGTTTACTTGCTATAGCGATAGACCGCTATATCACCATTTTCTATGCTCTTCGGTACCACAACATCATGACTGTAAAAAGAGCTGGAGCCATTATTGCTTGTATATGGACATTCTGCACTGGGTGTGGGATTATATTTATTCTTTACTACGAATCAACGTATGTAATAATATGTCTCATTAGTATGTTTTTCACCATGCTTTTCCTCATGGTATCTTTATACATCCATATGTTCTTGCTGGCGCGTACGCATGTCAAGAGGATAGCTGCTCTGCCAGGCTATAACTCAGTCCACCAGAGAACAAGTATGAAAGGAGCCATCACTCTAACCATATTGATAGGAATTTTTATTGTTTGCTGGGCTCCGTTCTTTCTCCATCTTATTCTGATGATTTCATGTCCACAGAACCTGTATTGTGTCTGTTTTATGTCCCATTTTAATATGTATCTCATTCTTATCATGTGCAACTCTGTCATTGATCCGTTGATATATGCCTTTCGCAGTCAGGAAATGCGAAAGACCTTCAAGGAAATCATTTGTTGCTGCAATATGAGAATTACTTGTGAATTACCTAGAAAATATTAA